A region from the Gottschalkia purinilytica genome encodes:
- a CDS encoding aryl-sulfate sulfotransferase, with the protein MSLTEKNTNVDQQTQRRLRTGLIAYDREKAFEGYTLFTPISSDGTVYLIDMEGNVVHKWNLPYPPGQYGYILENGNLFYNAWTLPDSDDRCFPFWPLYKGGALVEVNWNSEIVWEYNNENHSHDARRLKNGNTILLCIEKAPEGIIDKIKGGLPGSESESGFWTDRIIEINPEGEIVWDWHSWEHVEELINHPITDQDCRDHWPMGNSIEVIPSGDILVSFRNISTVVIISKETGKIIWKLGHDVVAQQHAPTWLDNGNILIFDNGSQRKSDPSIYSRVIEVDPKTSEIVWEYQDNPKTNFFSSYVSGVRRLPNGNTLITEGFKGRLFEVTKSGEVVWEYINPYFSEYQEGRIEKNFINNQVFRSYRYAPSELLQLKK; encoded by the coding sequence ATGTCATTAACTGAAAAAAATACAAATGTAGATCAACAAACACAAAGACGTCTGAGAACTGGACTTATTGCTTATGATAGAGAAAAAGCTTTTGAGGGATATACACTTTTTACACCTATTTCTAGTGATGGAACAGTATACTTAATTGATATGGAGGGAAATGTTGTTCACAAATGGAATTTACCATATCCTCCAGGACAATATGGATATATCTTAGAAAATGGAAATCTTTTCTATAATGCTTGGACACTTCCAGATAGTGATGATAGATGCTTTCCATTTTGGCCTCTATATAAAGGAGGTGCTCTTGTTGAAGTCAATTGGAATAGCGAGATCGTATGGGAGTATAATAATGAAAATCATAGTCATGATGCTCGTAGACTTAAGAATGGAAATACAATTTTATTATGTATTGAAAAAGCACCAGAAGGTATCATTGATAAGATAAAAGGTGGACTTCCTGGAAGTGAGTCAGAGAGTGGATTTTGGACTGATAGAATTATTGAGATAAATCCTGAAGGAGAGATTGTTTGGGATTGGCATTCTTGGGAACACGTAGAAGAACTAATAAATCATCCAATAACTGATCAAGATTGTCGAGACCATTGGCCAATGGGTAACAGTATAGAAGTAATTCCAAGTGGAGATATTTTAGTAAGTTTTAGAAACATAAGTACAGTAGTTATTATTAGTAAAGAAACTGGTAAAATTATATGGAAGCTTGGACATGATGTAGTTGCACAACAACATGCTCCAACGTGGTTAGATAATGGGAATATTCTTATATTTGACAATGGATCTCAGAGAAAATCAGATCCTTCTATATATTCAAGAGTAATAGAGGTAGATCCTAAAACATCAGAAATTGTTTGGGAATATCAAGATAATCCTAAAACTAATTTTTTTAGTTCATATGTTTCAGGAGTTAGAAGACTTCCAAATGGAAATACACTAATAACTGAAGGATTTAAAGGAAGATTGTTTGAAGTAACTAAGTCAGGAGAAGTTGTCTGGGAATATATAAATCCTTATTTCTCGGAATATCAAGAAGGTAGAATAGAAAAGAACTTTATAAATAATCAAGTTTTCAGATCATATAGATATGCTCCATCAGAACTCCTTCAACTTAAAAAGTAG
- a CDS encoding ABC transporter ATP-binding protein, protein MECEENLGLTLKINNLSKYFEVENEDMLALENINLTVKEGEFISIIGASGCGKSTLLKLILGLEDNYDGEILLGDKSIDGPSVERGVVFQEARLFPWLTVEDNIGFGLRGKVSKKDRKEIIEHHIDLVGLKGFQKAYPHQLSGGMQQRASIARALVNKPKILLLDEPFGALDAITRINMQQEILRIWEKEKTTMIMVTHDIDEAINLGNRVVVMSNRPGTIKKIVDVNLTRPRDSSSLNYVNIKKTVYEEFFKIVDLSVEYQI, encoded by the coding sequence ATGGAATGCGAGGAAAACTTAGGCTTAACACTAAAAATAAATAATCTGAGCAAGTATTTTGAAGTTGAAAATGAGGATATGCTTGCTCTTGAAAACATAAATCTTACGGTTAAAGAAGGAGAGTTTATTTCAATTATAGGGGCAAGTGGATGTGGAAAGAGTACACTTCTTAAACTAATATTGGGATTGGAAGATAACTACGATGGAGAAATACTTTTAGGAGATAAATCTATAGACGGTCCAAGTGTTGAGAGAGGTGTAGTATTTCAAGAAGCAAGGCTTTTTCCATGGCTTACTGTTGAAGATAATATAGGATTTGGATTAAGGGGTAAGGTAAGTAAAAAAGATAGAAAAGAGATAATAGAACATCATATAGATCTAGTTGGACTTAAGGGGTTTCAAAAAGCATACCCTCATCAGTTGTCAGGTGGAATGCAACAAAGGGCTAGTATAGCAAGAGCATTAGTAAATAAACCTAAAATACTATTACTAGATGAACCATTTGGAGCATTAGATGCTATAACTCGTATTAATATGCAACAAGAAATTCTTAGAATATGGGAAAAAGAAAAAACTACTATGATAATGGTTACACATGATATTGATGAAGCTATTAATCTTGGAAATAGAGTAGTTGTAATGTCAAATAGACCAGGAACTATTAAAAAAATAGTGGACGTCAATCTTACAAGACCTAGAGATAGTAGTAGTCTTAATTATGTGAATATAAAAAAGACAGTTTATGAAGAATTTTTTAAAATAGTAGATCTGAGTGTGGAATATCAAATATAG
- a CDS encoding ABC transporter permease, producing MAQNNASLKIHKIRSKSSKNFLSKFSLINKFLIAMLTPLIILVVWEIGVRLGYVKVVILPAPSSIFNTFVEMIKSGELVKHMRVSLLRVVEGFLIGTTLGLIFGIIIALSKKLEIALSFTISFLRPIPIIAWIPVLILWMGIDEGSKIAVIAIGSFWPVLINTIDGIKSVDKKYLEVSTVLEKNRIQTLLNVVLPSALPHIFTGIRISVGVAWMCVVAAELVAAESGIGYQIMYAREIMQPEQMFTGVFSIGLVGFLIEKIIKKIEVKALKWNVNMKS from the coding sequence TTGGCTCAAAATAATGCCTCATTAAAAATACATAAGATAAGAAGTAAGTCTTCCAAGAACTTTTTGAGTAAATTTAGTTTAATAAATAAATTTTTGATAGCCATGCTTACTCCTTTAATAATATTAGTAGTATGGGAAATAGGCGTAAGACTTGGTTATGTAAAGGTTGTAATATTACCTGCACCTTCTAGTATTTTTAATACATTTGTAGAAATGATAAAATCTGGTGAACTTGTTAAGCATATGAGAGTTAGTTTACTTAGAGTGGTAGAAGGATTTTTAATAGGTACTACTTTAGGGTTAATATTTGGAATAATTATAGCATTATCTAAAAAGTTAGAGATAGCGTTAAGTTTTACAATAAGCTTTTTAAGGCCGATTCCCATTATTGCTTGGATACCTGTTCTGATACTTTGGATGGGAATTGATGAAGGATCTAAAATAGCTGTGATAGCAATAGGTAGTTTTTGGCCAGTTCTAATTAATACAATAGATGGTATAAAGTCTGTAGATAAAAAGTATCTTGAAGTGTCAACAGTACTTGAAAAAAATAGAATCCAAACTTTATTAAATGTAGTTTTACCTTCAGCACTTCCACATATATTTACAGGAATTAGAATAAGTGTTGGAGTAGCTTGGATGTGTGTAGTTGCAGCCGAACTTGTTGCAGCTGAATCAGGAATAGGATATCAAATAATGTATGCTAGAGAAATTATGCAACCTGAGCAAATGTTTACTGGAGTGTTTTCAATAGGTCTTGTAGGATTTCTAATTGAAAAAATCATAAAAAAGATAGAAGTCAAGGCCCTCAAATGGAATGTTAATATGAAAAGTTAG
- a CDS encoding ABC transporter substrate-binding protein gives MKKIIGLVLLTMILVSFLVACEAKIDSTTSKKSEIKKPEVIRIARLNAEAINLVAKEKKVFEKEFEKDGIKIEYLTFDSGSPIVEGFIAGKIDISLTGDQPILTGIGKGVPISIVGAFDGGEKNQGLVVSGRSNIKNLKDLKDKKIGLGIGTVNQHLLSIYLDKAGLKKNDVKMINLKPGDSVNALATNGVDAIISIEPFVSLAEAKKVGKLLFDGTGHKRSVIILTASNDFSKKYPEITTRILKVYNDTSIWIDENKEEAAKIIATEAKVPEELLVKISSNKKPGISLSDDDIKEFNSTINFLEQSKIINKKLKVESVYNKSFFKSAGLLDK, from the coding sequence ATGAAAAAAATAATTGGATTAGTCTTATTAACTATGATCTTAGTGAGTTTTTTAGTAGCATGTGAGGCTAAAATAGATTCAACAACATCTAAAAAGTCTGAGATAAAAAAGCCAGAAGTAATTAGAATAGCTAGATTAAATGCAGAGGCTATAAATTTAGTTGCAAAAGAGAAAAAGGTTTTTGAGAAAGAGTTTGAAAAGGATGGAATAAAGATAGAATATTTAACCTTTGACTCAGGATCTCCTATAGTAGAGGGATTTATAGCAGGAAAAATAGATATCTCATTAACAGGAGATCAACCAATATTAACTGGAATAGGAAAGGGTGTTCCAATTAGTATAGTGGGTGCATTTGATGGAGGAGAAAAAAATCAAGGTTTAGTTGTATCTGGCAGATCAAATATAAAAAATTTAAAAGATCTAAAAGACAAAAAAATAGGGTTAGGAATAGGAACAGTAAATCAACACTTGTTATCCATATATTTAGACAAAGCAGGATTGAAGAAAAATGATGTAAAGATGATTAATTTAAAACCAGGAGACAGCGTAAATGCATTGGCCACAAATGGTGTAGATGCAATTATTTCTATAGAACCATTTGTTTCACTTGCTGAAGCTAAAAAAGTAGGAAAATTACTTTTTGATGGTACTGGGCATAAAAGATCAGTTATTATACTTACTGCCTCAAATGATTTTAGTAAAAAGTATCCTGAGATTACTACTAGAATTTTGAAAGTATACAATGATACAAGTATATGGATAGATGAAAATAAAGAAGAAGCAGCTAAAATTATAGCTACTGAAGCTAAAGTTCCTGAAGAACTTTTAGTTAAAATTAGCTCTAATAAAAAGCCAGGAATAAGCCTATCAGATGACGATATTAAAGAATTTAATTCAACGATTAATTTTCTAGAACAGTCAAAAATCATAAATAAGAAGTTAAAAGTAGAGTCTGTGTATAATAAAAGTTTTTTTAAGTCAGCTGGATTATTAGACAAATAG
- a CDS encoding methyltransferase domain-containing protein gives MRELKISDMIQKLRKSKKLTQSQLANYVGVSVTAVSKWENDLSYPDITLLPILAAIFEVSIDKLFSYNLSSNGADIIKKIKKNFEEEAKEYDNRISKLIPCYEQMIHSMVSVIPFDQNDSIKVIDLGAGTGNVSKVIKDKFKNAKITCLDISRNMTEMAKLKLYGYSGVKYEIEDFYSYNFKEKYNVIVSSLSLHHLATDDDKKNFFKKIYDSLYDEGVFYNLDLVLGSNNIIQDLYISKWKAFMCKSINYEEVNNRWMRKYYEEDSPSKLIDQVHWMENIGFKNVDILFKYFNYAVYGGMK, from the coding sequence ATGAGAGAATTAAAAATAAGTGATATGATCCAAAAATTAAGAAAGTCAAAAAAACTTACACAAAGTCAACTGGCAAATTATGTTGGCGTTTCAGTTACAGCAGTATCGAAATGGGAAAATGACTTATCTTATCCAGATATTACGTTATTACCAATTTTAGCAGCTATTTTTGAAGTTTCTATAGATAAGTTATTTAGTTACAATTTAAGTAGTAATGGAGCTGATATTATAAAAAAAATTAAGAAAAACTTCGAAGAAGAGGCAAAGGAGTATGATAACAGAATATCCAAGCTGATACCATGCTATGAGCAAATGATACATTCTATGGTGTCAGTAATACCCTTTGATCAAAACGATAGCATAAAGGTTATAGATCTTGGTGCAGGAACAGGTAATGTATCTAAAGTGATAAAAGATAAATTTAAAAATGCTAAAATAACTTGTCTTGATATTTCTAGAAATATGACTGAAATGGCTAAATTAAAGTTATATGGATATAGTGGTGTAAAGTATGAAATAGAAGATTTTTACTCATATAATTTTAAAGAAAAATATAATGTAATAGTTTCATCACTTTCACTTCACCATTTAGCTACAGATGATGATAAAAAGAATTTCTTTAAAAAAATATATGATTCTTTATATGACGAAGGAGTATTTTACAACTTAGATCTTGTTTTAGGAAGTAATAATATAATTCAGGATCTATACATTTCTAAGTGGAAAGCGTTTATGTGTAAATCTATAAATTATGAAGAAGTAAATAATAGATGGATGAGAAAATACTACGAGGAGGATAGTCCTTCAAAGTTAATAGATCAAGTTCATTGGATGGAGAATATAGGGTTTAAAAATGTAGATATACTTTTTAAGTATTTTAATTATGCTGTTTATGGAGGGATGAAGTAA
- the pyrE gene encoding orotate phosphoribosyltransferase, with protein MDNMVTETLKEVGALLEGHFLLSSGKHSNRYVQCAKLLQYPDKAEQVLKVAVDKVKDLDFDIVVGPAMGGVVAAYEMGRQLGKPSIFTERQEGKMTLRRGFEIKPGQKILIMEDVVTTGKSSLETIEVLKALGGEVIGIACIVDRGSAKIDYPIYSCIKLNIESFDKEECSLCKEGLEIVKPGSRNIKA; from the coding sequence ATGGATAATATGGTAACAGAAACATTAAAAGAAGTAGGGGCACTTTTAGAGGGACACTTTTTACTATCTTCAGGAAAACATAGTAACAGATATGTACAATGTGCAAAACTTTTACAATATCCAGATAAAGCAGAGCAAGTATTAAAGGTGGCTGTGGATAAAGTTAAAGATTTAGATTTTGATATAGTTGTAGGTCCAGCTATGGGGGGAGTAGTAGCTGCATATGAAATGGGTAGACAGTTAGGAAAACCATCAATATTTACAGAAAGACAAGAAGGTAAAATGACTTTAAGAAGAGGTTTTGAAATTAAACCAGGACAAAAAATTCTTATAATGGAAGACGTAGTTACAACAGGTAAATCTTCATTAGAAACGATAGAGGTACTTAAAGCACTAGGTGGTGAAGTAATAGGAATAGCTTGTATAGTAGACAGAGGAAGTGCAAAAATAGACTACCCAATATATAGCTGTATAAAACTAAATATAGAAAGCTTTGATAAAGAAGAATGTTCACTTTGTAAAGAAGGTTTAGAAATAGTTAAACCAGGAAGTAGAAATATAAAGGCTTAG
- a CDS encoding dihydroorotate dehydrogenase has translation MLKVNICGVELKNPVIAASGTFGFGEEYLEYYDVSKLGGISTKGLTINPKDGNEGRRIHETRSGLINSIGLQNPGIDEFINVELPKMRKLDTVTIANLGGGTIEDYLAGVEKLNDTDVEIIELNISCPNVKCGGMAFGIKSETAKSVVSQVKQVSKKPVMVKLSPNAEDIVDMAVKCCEGGADAISLVNTFKAMAIDIRKREPVFENVFAGLSGACIKPIALRMVYEVAGAVNVPVVGMGGIMNAEDAIEFIMAGADAIQVGSANFVKPDICLDIIDGIKEFMEQEGIKSLKEIKGIARR, from the coding sequence ATGCTTAAGGTAAATATCTGTGGAGTAGAGCTAAAAAATCCTGTAATAGCAGCATCAGGAACATTTGGATTTGGAGAAGAGTATTTAGAATACTATGATGTATCAAAACTTGGAGGAATCTCTACAAAGGGACTTACTATTAACCCAAAGGACGGAAATGAAGGTAGAAGAATTCACGAAACAAGAAGTGGATTAATAAATAGTATAGGACTTCAAAATCCAGGAATAGATGAATTTATAAATGTTGAATTACCAAAAATGAGAAAGCTAGATACAGTAACTATAGCAAACTTAGGTGGAGGAACTATAGAAGATTATTTAGCAGGAGTAGAAAAGCTAAATGATACAGACGTCGAAATTATAGAATTAAACATATCATGTCCAAATGTTAAGTGCGGAGGAATGGCATTTGGAATAAAGTCAGAAACTGCTAAATCAGTTGTATCACAAGTTAAACAGGTATCCAAAAAGCCAGTCATGGTTAAGCTTTCTCCAAATGCGGAAGATATAGTAGATATGGCAGTTAAGTGCTGTGAAGGAGGAGCTGATGCAATATCACTTGTAAATACTTTTAAAGCTATGGCAATAGATATAAGAAAAAGAGAACCAGTATTTGAAAATGTATTTGCAGGTCTTTCAGGAGCATGTATAAAGCCAATAGCTTTAAGAATGGTATATGAAGTAGCTGGAGCTGTAAATGTACCAGTAGTAGGAATGGGCGGAATAATGAATGCAGAAGATGCAATAGAGTTTATAATGGCAGGAGCAGATGCAATCCAAGTAGGTAGTGCAAACTTTGTAAAGCCAGATATATGTTTGGATATAATAGATGGAATTAAAGAATTTATGGAACAAGAAGGAATAAAGTCGTTAAAAGAAATCAAAGGAATTGCAAGGAGGTAA
- a CDS encoding dihydroorotate dehydrogenase electron transfer subunit, giving the protein MSSKYSKQTVFENIEIAKNIFKMTISGDYNVKPGQFYMLRSWGIDPFLSRPISIHDVNENGIVFLYEVRGEGTRLFSTLRKGDSIELLGPIGNGFDIENIKGKVAMITGGIGIAPLYYTVKELKDCTVDFYAGFRDEIYSVDYIKEYTNDVKISTNTGSHGHKGLIIDIFNPKEYEVVLCCGPTPMMEKVTEICNEANIPAYVSLESHMACGVGACLGCTCKTTRGRERICKEGPVFLGKDVFLDA; this is encoded by the coding sequence ATGTCATCTAAGTACTCTAAACAAACAGTATTTGAAAATATAGAAATAGCTAAAAATATCTTCAAAATGACTATAAGTGGAGATTATAATGTTAAGCCAGGACAATTTTATATGCTACGCTCATGGGGAATAGATCCATTCTTATCAAGACCTATAAGTATCCATGATGTAAATGAAAATGGAATAGTATTTCTTTATGAAGTAAGAGGAGAAGGAACAAGATTATTTAGCACATTAAGAAAAGGTGATTCGATAGAGCTACTTGGACCTATAGGAAATGGATTTGATATTGAAAATATAAAAGGTAAAGTAGCAATGATTACAGGCGGAATAGGAATAGCACCATTATATTATACTGTAAAAGAACTAAAAGACTGTACAGTGGACTTTTATGCAGGATTTAGAGATGAAATATACTCAGTAGACTATATAAAAGAATATACAAATGATGTAAAGATATCTACAAATACAGGCTCTCATGGACATAAAGGACTAATAATAGATATATTTAATCCAAAAGAATATGAGGTTGTACTATGTTGTGGACCAACACCGATGATGGAAAAAGTAACGGAAATATGTAATGAAGCGAATATACCAGCATATGTTTCACTTGAAAGTCATATGGCTTGTGGAGTTGGAGCTTGTCTAGGATGTACATGTAAAACAACTAGAGGAAGAGAAAGAATATGTAAAGAAGGACCAGTGTTCTTAGGAAAGGATGTGTTTCTAGATGCTTAA
- the pyrF gene encoding orotidine-5'-phosphate decarboxylase, giving the protein MMIDKLYEVVNKNGHVCVGLDTDLSYIPNKLVKQYNSVSDAIFEYNRKIIDATLDVSACFKVQIAYYEAYGLEGMIGYKKTLDYLRHKKAIIIADIKRGDISKTAEMYAKGHFEGDFESDFITLSPYMGLDSIEPYLSYVKDKGKGLFALVRTSNEGAKDIQYIKDENDERIYNVVGKKIQELGDRYLGKCGYSAIGGVVGCTHIEEGIQMRDELSRMFFLIPGYGAQGGGAKDVAVCLKNGNGGVVNSSRGILLAYKKHEDGEHKFDIYAREEALNMREAIRNVI; this is encoded by the coding sequence ATGATGATAGATAAGCTATATGAAGTAGTAAATAAAAACGGACATGTGTGTGTAGGTCTTGATACAGACTTAAGCTATATACCAAATAAACTAGTTAAACAATATAATTCAGTATCAGATGCTATATTTGAATACAATAGAAAAATAATAGATGCAACACTAGATGTTTCGGCTTGTTTTAAAGTTCAAATAGCATATTATGAGGCCTATGGACTTGAAGGAATGATAGGATACAAAAAAACTTTAGATTACTTAAGACATAAGAAAGCAATAATAATAGCTGATATCAAACGTGGAGATATATCCAAAACTGCTGAGATGTATGCAAAAGGACATTTTGAAGGTGATTTTGAAAGCGACTTTATAACATTAAGTCCATATATGGGCTTAGATAGTATAGAACCTTATTTAAGTTATGTAAAAGATAAAGGAAAAGGATTATTTGCTTTAGTCAGAACTTCAAATGAGGGTGCTAAAGATATACAGTACATTAAAGATGAAAATGATGAAAGAATCTATAATGTAGTAGGGAAAAAGATACAAGAACTAGGAGATAGATATCTAGGAAAATGTGGATATAGTGCAATAGGTGGAGTTGTAGGATGTACTCATATAGAAGAAGGAATACAAATGAGAGATGAACTAAGTAGAATGTTCTTCTTAATACCAGGATACGGAGCTCAAGGTGGAGGAGCAAAAGATGTAGCTGTATGTTTAAAAAATGGAAATGGTGGAGTAGTAAATTCATCTAGAGGAATACTCTTAGCATATAAGAAACATGAGGATGGAGAACATAAATTTGATATATATGCAAGAGAAGAAGCTTTAAATATGAGGGAGGCTATAAGAAATGTCATCTAA
- a CDS encoding dihydroorotase encodes MKLLIKNARIVDWSQDLIGDVYIENGIIKEIGQDLYKDCETINANGLTLLPSFIDLHVHFREPGYEYKEDLETGSKSAIRGGYTAVNLMGNTKPICSDEKIVEYVLNRAKEIGLVDIHQTVSITKDFNGTDIGHLDNLPDTVRFISDDGKGVLNNKVMLDTMIKAKEKDLVIISHAEDEDITPFCTRLSENIITSRDIELAKYTKAKLHMAHVSTIEAMEYIIEAKKRGYDVTCEIAPHHIAFTNEVDFRVNPPLRNQEDVDFLIKCIKDGWVDMIATDHAPHTTEDKEKGAPGLVGLETSFSVSYTKLVREGHITLNELSKIMSKNPANLMKLNKGEIKIGFDGDLVLVDIDNKYKINPDDFASKGRNTPFKGIETYGIVEKTIKAGKVVYSKEGYSNDDR; translated from the coding sequence ATGAAACTACTGATAAAAAATGCTAGGATAGTAGACTGGTCTCAAGATTTAATAGGAGATGTATATATAGAAAACGGAATAATAAAAGAAATTGGACAGGATCTATACAAAGATTGTGAAACAATAAATGCTAATGGACTTACATTACTACCTTCATTTATCGACTTACATGTACATTTTAGGGAACCTGGATACGAATATAAAGAAGATTTAGAAACAGGAAGCAAATCAGCGATAAGAGGTGGTTATACAGCAGTAAATCTAATGGGAAATACAAAACCTATATGTAGTGATGAAAAAATAGTAGAATATGTGTTGAATAGAGCTAAAGAAATAGGTCTTGTAGATATACACCAGACTGTATCAATAACGAAGGATTTCAATGGTACAGATATAGGGCACCTAGATAATTTACCAGATACAGTTAGATTTATATCAGATGATGGAAAAGGTGTTTTAAACAATAAAGTTATGTTGGATACAATGATAAAGGCAAAAGAAAAAGATTTAGTTATAATTTCACATGCAGAAGACGAAGATATAACACCATTTTGTACTAGACTGTCTGAAAATATAATAACTTCAAGAGACATAGAACTAGCTAAGTATACTAAAGCTAAGTTGCATATGGCACATGTAAGTACTATAGAAGCTATGGAATATATAATAGAAGCTAAAAAAAGAGGTTATGATGTAACTTGTGAGATAGCACCACACCATATAGCTTTTACAAATGAAGTTGACTTTAGAGTTAATCCTCCACTTAGAAATCAAGAAGATGTTGATTTTTTAATAAAATGTATAAAAGATGGATGGGTTGATATGATAGCTACAGATCATGCACCACATACTACTGAAGATAAAGAAAAAGGGGCACCAGGATTAGTAGGATTAGAAACTTCTTTCTCAGTATCCTATACAAAGTTAGTTAGAGAAGGACACATAACATTAAATGAATTATCAAAGATAATGAGTAAGAATCCTGCTAATCTTATGAAACTAAATAAAGGCGAAATAAAAATAGGATTTGACGGTGACTTAGTACTTGTAGACATAGATAACAAATACAAGATAAATCCAGATGATTTTGCATCAAAGGGCAGGAATACTCCGTTTAAAGGTATAGAAACCTATGGAATAGTAGAAAAAACTATAAAGGCTGGAAAAGTTGTGTACTCTAAGGAGGGTTATTCAAATGATGATAGATAA
- a CDS encoding aspartate carbamoyltransferase regulatory subunit: MVSINSIKRGVVIDHIKAGYGIKIYNYLGLDKAEFTVALIKNAPSNKKERKDIIKIENAIDIDFTVLGLIDPNITINIIEDEVIKKKIKLSTPNRVEDVIKCKNPRCVTSVEANIPHVFFLLDEEKGQYKCQYCDELHTFSEV, translated from the coding sequence ATGGTAAGTATAAATAGTATAAAAAGAGGAGTAGTCATAGACCATATTAAAGCAGGATATGGAATAAAAATATATAACTATTTAGGACTTGATAAAGCAGAATTTACAGTAGCACTTATAAAAAATGCTCCTAGTAATAAAAAAGAAAGAAAAGACATTATAAAGATTGAAAATGCTATAGACATAGATTTTACAGTATTAGGACTTATAGATCCTAACATAACAATAAATATCATAGAAGATGAAGTTATAAAGAAAAAAATAAAGTTAAGTACCCCAAATAGAGTAGAAGATGTTATCAAGTGTAAAAATCCAAGATGTGTCACATCAGTAGAAGCAAATATTCCACATGTATTCTTTTTACTAGATGAAGAAAAAGGACAATACAAGTGTCAATATTGTGATGAACTGCACACTTTTTCGGAGGTGTAA
- the pyrB gene encoding aspartate carbamoyltransferase: MLKGRHLIEPMDFSIDELEEIFNLADEIIANPENFKDICNGKLLATLFYEPSTRTRFSFEAAMYRLGGKVIGFSEPNSSSVAKGESIADTIRTIGCYADIAVMRHPKEGAPKVASFYSNIPVINAGDGGHQHPTQTLTDLLTIRAIKGKLSNLTIGFCGDLKFGRTVHSLIKAMSRYENIKFILVSPEELKVPEYIKKEVLEKNNIEFEEIEKLEDSIQKLDILYMTRVQKERFFNEEDYIRLKDSYILDKEKMNNAKKDMIVLHPLPRVNEISYEVDEDPRACYFKQAQYGMYVRMALIAKLLGVC, from the coding sequence ATGTTAAAAGGAAGACATTTAATAGAACCAATGGATTTTAGTATAGATGAACTTGAAGAAATATTTAATCTTGCAGATGAGATTATAGCAAATCCAGAAAACTTTAAAGATATATGTAATGGAAAACTTTTAGCAACACTTTTTTATGAACCAAGTACAAGAACTAGATTCAGCTTTGAAGCAGCAATGTATAGATTAGGTGGAAAAGTAATAGGATTTTCAGAACCTAATTCAAGCTCAGTAGCTAAGGGAGAAAGTATAGCAGATACTATAAGAACTATAGGTTGCTATGCTGATATTGCTGTAATGAGACATCCAAAAGAAGGAGCACCAAAGGTAGCTTCATTTTATTCTAACATACCTGTAATAAATGCTGGAGATGGTGGTCATCAGCATCCTACACAAACATTAACAGATCTTTTAACTATAAGAGCTATTAAAGGAAAACTATCCAATCTAACAATAGGCTTTTGTGGAGATTTAAAATTTGGAAGAACTGTTCATTCACTTATAAAAGCCATGTCAAGATATGAAAATATAAAGTTTATACTAGTTTCTCCAGAGGAACTAAAGGTCCCTGAATATATTAAGAAAGAAGTATTAGAAAAAAATAATATAGAATTTGAAGAAATAGAAAAACTAGAAGATAGTATACAAAAACTAGATATACTTTATATGACCAGAGTCCAAAAAGAAAGATTTTTCAACGAAGAAGACTATATAAGATTAAAAGATAGCTATATATTAGATAAAGAAAAAATGAATAATGCAAAAAAGGATATGATAGTACTTCATCCACTACCAAGAGTAAATGAAATATCATATGAAGTAGATGAAGATCCTAGAGCATGTTACTTTAAACAAGCACAGTATGGAATGTATGTAAGAATGGCTTTAATAGCTAAATTACTGGGGGTGTGCTAA
- a CDS encoding spore coat protein has translation MQEKEIVNDVLSMTKSSMNTYEVAISECSNQQLRSALQQLRDGAEQFQYQLYQIAEKKGYYAPAQAATQQEIQDVKSNLMQG, from the coding sequence ATGCAAGAAAAAGAAATAGTTAATGACGTTTTATCTATGACTAAATCAAGTATGAACACTTATGAAGTAGCTATATCTGAGTGTTCAAATCAACAATTAAGAAGTGCTTTACAACAATTAAGGGATGGAGCTGAACAATTTCAATATCAACTATACCAAATAGCTGAGAAAAAAGGATACTATGCACCAGCTCAAGCAGCTACTCAACAAGAAATTCAAGACGTTAAAAGTAATTTAATGCAAGGATAA